A single genomic interval of Anopheles marshallii chromosome 2, idAnoMarsDA_429_01, whole genome shotgun sequence harbors:
- the LOC128709733 gene encoding uncharacterized protein LOC128709733 — translation MPTDLATDVEPSMEADIESEVGLQKKEKPSAGTSQPARIKTKRIEDGNNDMDTNTHEEGYQPAGIKSEPIEDGNNDMDTDKDEEALRAAKQKSFTIFVANLPKAITRTQVKALFIQYGTITHIRIRSNNGRKILFKKHLQYVLSLNAYVQFTCQEDMEKALEMNGQMVGDNRIRVCPQDKKQIGGVKSTVFVGNIKWGTTENDLYDFFSQAGPIDFIRFIATKYIAYVCFKEGVSIKKVLKLDQEMLNNRPLRIQLVDTERTNIKLNKKGNVVKRNKFPSNGQQKNADDDFHGKVSEAKKKNKMTRSNFGIGSAKQKKIFANKLRDAFNKR, via the exons ATGCCGACGGATCTGGCTACAGACGTTGAACCGTCAATGGAGGCTGACATTGAATCGGAAGTTGGTCtgcagaagaaggaaaaaccatCGGCAGGTACATCTCAACCTGCCAGAATTAAAACCAAGCGAATTGAAGATGGTAATAATGACATGGATACTAACACGCATGAAGAAGGATATCAACCTGCCGGAATTAAAAGCGAGCCAATTGAAGATGGTAATAATGACATGGATACTGACAAGGATGAAGAAGCATTAAGAG CTGCCAAGCAAAAATCGTTCACCATCTTTGTTGCAAACCTTCCGAAGGCAATCACTAGAACTCAAGTGAAAGCACTGTTCATCCAGTATGGCACAattacacacatacgcatCAGGTCGAATAATGGGCGAAAGATTTTATTTAAGAAACATTTGCAATACGTGCTATCGCTCAACGCTTACGTGCAGTTCACTTGCCAGGAAGATATGGAAAAAGCTTTGGAGATGAATGGTCAGATGGTGGGAGATAATCGCATCCGAGTTTGTCCGCAGGACAAGAAGCAAATTGGGGGCGTCAAATCTACGGTGTTCGTAGGAAACATTAAGTGGG GTACAACGGAAAATGATCTGTACGACTTTTTCAGCCAGGCAGGTCCGATCGATTTCATTCGGTTCATTGCCACAAAGTATATCGCGTACGTATGCTTCAAGGAGGGCGTTTCCATCAAAAAAGTGCTCAAACTGGACCAGGAAATGCTGAATAATCGTCCGTTGAGAATACAGCTGGTGGATACGGAGCGTACCAACATAAAGCTTAACAAAAAGGGTAATGTGGTAAAGCGCAATAAGTTTCCATCGAAtggtcaacaaaaaaatgctgacGACGATTTTCACGGCAAAGTATCGgaagcgaagaagaaaaacaagatgACACGTTCCAATTTTGGCATTGGTTCggcgaagcaaaagaaaatatttgccaaCAAGTTGCGTGATGCATTTAATAAGAGATAA
- the LOC128709734 gene encoding NAD(P) transhydrogenase, mitochondrial-like → MTRGVLRLCCQQGDALLQMTKPLHPLRLFSGSVKLLQKDGKPATAVKGIPYKNLVIGVPKERWTNEKRVSVTPVVAGTLVKKGFKVQVESGAGVNAKFRDADYESAGASIVDSRRAFETDIVLKVRQPIEPEIPQLRDASTLVSFLYPTQNKELIDKLAQRKINAFAMDAIPRISRAQVFDALSSMANISGYRAVIEAANHFPRFFTGQITAAGKVPPAKILVIGGGVAGLAAIGQARGMGAIVRAFDTRPVVKEQVESMGAEFLTINISEDGSTAGGYSKEMSKEFIEAEMALFSKQCKEVDVIITTALIPGKKAPLLITEEMVKSMKPGSVIVDLAAEAGGNVQTTVPGEIKVVHDVVHVGLTDFPSRLPTQSSTLYANNISKFLLSMGEKDHFHINLEDEVVRGSIVLQGGNLMWPPPVIAVSAKPPPSVAAAPAAGAAIKAEAPPADPFKETLRSSLMYSGGLGTLLGLGAIAPNAAFTTMMTTFAMSGIVGYHTVWGVTPALHSPLMSVTNAISGITAVGGLLLMGGGVMPSNTIETLAASAALISFINIFGGFLVTQRMLDMFKRPTDPPEHNYLYGIPAALFLGGYGVGALQSLPEIHQMAYLASSLCCIGALVGLSSQKTSRLGNALGMMGVTGGIAATLGHMAPSTEVLMQMGGVAGLGGLIGSIIAKRIQITDLPQLVAAFHSLVGAAAVLTCVATYMHDFPTLATDPAANVLKTALFLGTYIGGVTFSGSLVAYGKLQGVLNSAPLLLPGRHLINGGLLAGNLAAMGAFYLEPSMAGGLGLLGATAAMSTAMGVTLTAAIGGADMPVVITVLNSYSGWALCAEGFMLNNNLMTIVGALIGSSGAILSYIMCKAMNRSLPNVILGGYGTTSTGGGKPAEIVGTHTEVNVDGVVDMIKNSKNIIITPGYGLCVAKAQYPIAEMVNLLKARGKKVRFGIHPVAGRMPGQLNVLLAEAGVPYDDVLEMEEINDDFDETDLVLVIGANDTVNSAAEDDPNSIIAGMPVLRVWKADQVVVMKRSLGVGYAAVDNPIFYKPNTSMLLGDAKKTCDALLGKIKEEN, encoded by the exons ATGACGCGCGGTGTGCTTCGGCTGTGCTGCCAGCAGGGAGATGCACTGCTGCAAATGACGAAACCGCTGCATCCGCTGCGATTGTTTTCAG GTAGTGTGAAGCTACTGCAGAAAGATGGCAAACCGGCAACGGCGGTTAAGGGCATTCCGTACAAGAATCTGGTAATTGGTGTACCGAAGGAAAGGTGGACCAACGAAAAGCG AGTATCCGTTACTCCAGTTGTCGCTGGGACGCTCGTCAAGAAAGGTTTCAAGGTGCAGGTCGAAAGCGGTGCCGGAGTTAATGCAAAATTCCGCGATGCAGACTACGAATCCGCCGGCGCTAGCATCGTCGACAGTCGACGAGCATTTGAAACTG ATATTGTGCTGAAGGTACGACAACCGATTGAGCCTGAAATTCCTCAGCTAAGAGATGCATCAACGTTGGTGTCCTTCCTGTACCCAACCCAAAACAAGGAACTGATCGATAAGTTGGCACAAAGAAAGATTAATGCTTTTG CCATGGACGCCATCCCGCGTATTTCCCGCGCCCAGGTATTCGACGCCCTTTCGTCGATGGCCAACATTTCCGGCTATCGTGCGGTCATTGAAGCGGCCAATCATTTTCCTCGATTCTTTACCGGTCAGATAACGGCGGCCGGTAAGGTACCGCCGGCGAAGATTTTGGTTATTGGCGGTGGTGTGGCGGGATTGGCCGCAATTGGGCAGGCTCGTGGTATGGGTGCGATCGTGCGTGCGTTTGATACGCGTCCGGTCGTGAAGGAACAGGTGGAAAGTATGGGAGCAGAATTCTTGACGATCAACATCAGTGAAGATGGTTCGACGGCAGGTGGATACAGCAAGGAGATGAGCAAGGAGTTTATCGAGGCGGAAATGGCGCTGTTTTCGAAGCAGTGCAAGGAGGTGGATGTGATCATAACCACTGCACTCATCCCCGGCAAGAAGGCACCATT GCTTATCACTGAGGAAATGGTAAAATCTATGAAGCCAGGTAGTGTGATCGTGGACCTTGCGGCAGAAGCTGGTGGAAACGTACAGACAACCGTTCCGGGTGAGATTAAGGTGGTGCATGACGTGGTACACGTTGGACTCACTGACTTCCCCAGTCGATTGCCGACCCAGAGCTCGACACTGTACGCGAACAACATCTCCAAGTTCTTGCTTTCGATGGGCGAGAAGGATCACTTCCACATCAATCTCGAGGACGAAGTCGTACGTGGTAGTATCGTGCTACAGGGAGGCAATCTGATGTGGCCACCACCCGTAATCGCTGTCTCGGCAAAACCACCGCCATCGGTTGCCGCCGCTCCAGCTGCAGGTGCTGCGATTAAGGCAGAAGCCCCACCAGCCGATCCCTTCAAGGAGACGCTCCGAAGCAGTTTAATGTACTCAGGTGGGCTTGGAACGCTGCTTGGTCTCGGCGCGATCGCACCGAATGCCGCATTCACCACCATGATGACGACGTTTGCGATGTCCGGCATCGTGGGTTACCACACTGTGTGGGGTGTTACACCGGCCCTGCACTCACCCCTCATGTCCGTCACGAATGCCATCTCGGGTATTACGGCCGTCGGTGGGTTGCTCCTGATGGGCGGTGGTGTGATGCCCTCGAACACGATCGAAACGCTGGCTGCTAGTGCGGCACTCATCTCGTTCATCAACATCTTCGGTGGGTTCCTGGTGACACAGCGTATGTTGGACATGTTCAAGCGGCCAACGGATCCTCCAGAGCACAACTACTTGTACGGTATTCCGGCAGCCTTGTTCCTCGGCGGTTACGGTGTTGGTGCGCTACAGAGTTTGCCCGAAATCCATCAGATGGCATATCTTGCGTCGAGTCTTTGCTGTATCGGTGCGCTCGTCGGACTGTCCTCGCAGAAGACATCCCGTCTGGGAAATGCACTGGGCATGATGGGTGTTACTGGAGGCATCGCGGCCACCCTGGGACATATGGCCCCGAGCACGGAGGTGTTGATGCAGATGGGCGGTGTGGCTGGATTGGGTGGACTGATCGGTTCCATCATTGCCAAACGCATCCAGATCACGGACCTTCCACAGCTGGTGGCCGCCTTCCACAGTCTGGTCGGTGCCGCAGCTGTACTTACCTGTGTGGCTACGTACATGCACGATTTCCCCACGCTAGCGACAGACCCGGCGGCCAACGTGCTCAAGACGGCACTATTCCTGGGTACTTATATTGGTGGTGTCACGTTTAGCGGGTCGCTCGTTGCCTATGGTAAGCTGCAGGGCGTCCTAAACTCGgcaccactgctgctgcccggCCGACACCTGATCAACGGAGGACTGTTGGCGGGTAATCTGGCCGCTATGGGTGCATTCTATCTCGAACCATCGATGGCTGGTGGATTGGGACTGCTGGGAGCTACTGCGGCCATGTCCACGGCGATGGGAGTCACCTTGACTGCGGCAATCGGTGGTGCAGACATGCCTGTAGTGATCACGGTACTGAACTCCTATTCCGGCTGGGCTCTATGCGCCGAAGGTTTCATGCTCAACAACAACCTTATGACGATTGTGGGAGCTCTCATTGGATCTTCCGGTGCTATCCTTTCCTACATCATGTGCAAAGCAATGAACCGTTCACTACCGAACGTTATCCTCGGTGGATACGGCACTACCTCGACTGGCGGTGGCAAACCGGCGGAAATCGTCGGCACCCATACGGAGGTCAACGTGGACGGGGTGGTCGATATGATCAAGAATTccaaaaacatcatcattacaCCGGGATACGGCTTGTGTGTGGCCAAGGCGCAGTATCCGATCGCTGAGATGGTGAATTTGCTTAAGGCCCGTGGCAAGAAGGTGCGCTTCGGTATTCATCCAGTTGCGGGACGCATGCCGGGACAGCTGAACGTGTTGCTGGCTGAAGCCGGTGTACCATACGACGATGTACTCGAAATGGAGGAGATCAACGACGACTTTGACGAGACTGACTTGGTGCTGGTGATTGGTGCGAACGACACGGTAAACAGCGCGGCCGAAGACGACCCTAACTCGATCATTGCCGGTATGCCGGTGTTGCGCGTATGGAAGGCCGATCAG GTTGTTGTAATGAAACGCTCGCTCGGTGTCGGGTACGCCGCTGTAGACAATCCCATCttctacaaaccaaacacgTCGATGTTGCTCGGTGACGCAAAGAAGACGTGTGACGCACTGCTTGGAAAGATTAAGGAAGAGAACTGA
- the LOC128707619 gene encoding isocitrate dehydrogenase [NADP], mitochondrial-like: protein MARLLARFCKTLPVQGNSTRSVLPAISMVPSRARSTDTRIQAVNPVVEMDGDEMTRIIWQFIKDKLIFPYVKVEALYYDLGLPYRDQTDDQVTIDAAHAMLKHNVGIKCATITPDEQRVEEFKLKKMWLSPNGTIRNILGGTVFREPIICSNIPRIVPGWTKPIVIGRHAHGDQYKAQDYVVRKPGTVKMVYAGDDGTVEEILLYKYNAPGVALAMYNTDESITAFAHSSFQVALSKRWPLYLSTKNTILKRYDGRFKDIFQEIYEKNYKKQFEDAKIWYEHRLIDDMVAQALKSSGEFVWACKNYDGDVQSDIVAQGYGSLGLMTSVLVCPDGKTLESEAAHGTVTRHYREHQKGRPTSTNPIASIFAWTRGLEHRAKLDNTPDLARFAQSLEKACVDTVESGKMTKDLALCIHGSRNLKDSMYLNTQDFLEAISEQLERTWKK, encoded by the exons ATGGCGCGACTTCTCGCACGCTTCTGCAAGACGCTTCCCGTCCAGGGTAACTCAACCCGATCGGTTCTGCCTGCCATCTCGATGGTGCCATCGCGCGCCCGTA GTACTGACACCCGCATTCAGGCCGTAAATCCTGTGGTCGAGATGGATGGCGACGAGATGACGCGTATCATCTGGCAGTTCATCAAGGATAAGCTTATCTTTCCTTATGTGAAG GTCGAAGCACTTTACTACGATCTTGGTCTTCCCTATCGCGACCAGACGGACGATCAGGTTACGATCGATGCAGCGCACGCCATGTTGAAGCATAATGTCGGCATCAAGTGCGCGACGATCACGCCGGACGAGCAACGTGTGGAGGAGTTCAAGCTGAAGAAGATGTGGCTCAGTCCGAACGGTACGATCCGTAACATTCTCGGCGGTACGGTGTTCCGTGAACCGATCATCTGCAGCAACATCCCGCGCATTGTGCCCGGCTGGACGAAACCGATTGTGATCGGCCGTCACGCGCACGGTGATCAGTACAAGGCGCAGGATTATGTGGTGCGCAAACCGGGCACGGTGAAGATGGTGTACGCGGGCGATGATGGCACGGTAGAGGAGATCCTGCTGTATAAGTACAATGCACCCGGTGTGGCGCTGGCTATGTACAACACGGACGAGTCGATCACTGCCTTTGCCCACTCGTCATTCCAAGTGGCACTTAGCAAACGCTGGCCGCTTTACCTGTCCACCAAGAACACGATTCTCAAGCGTTACGATGGTCGCTTCAAGGATATTTTCCAGGAGATTTATGAGAA AAACTACAAGAAGCAGTTTGAAGATGCCAAGATCTGGTACGAACACCGACTGATCGATGATATGGTAGCACAGGCACTTAAATCTTCGGGTGAGTTTGTGTGGGCCTGCAAGAACTACGACGGGGACGTACAGTCGGATATCGTAGCGCAGGGATACGGTTCGCTTGGCCTAATGACATCGGTGCTGGTGTGTCCGGATGGAAAAACTCTCGAATCGGAAGCCGCTCACGGAACCGTCACGCGTCACTACCG TGAACATCAAAAGGGGCGTCCAACCTCCACCAATCCGATCGCCTCGATCTTCGCATGGACCCGCGGTTTGGAGCACCGTGCCAAGCTTGACAATACGCCCGATCTGGCCCGCTTTGCCCAATCGCTCGAGAAAGCCTGTGTCGATACGGTGGAATCGGGCAAGATGACCAAGGATTTGGCACTCTGCATTCACGGTTCGCGCAACCTCAAGGATAGCATGTACCTGAACACGCAGGACTTCCTGGAAGCTATCTCGGAGCAGCTAGAACGTACGTGGAAGAAATAA
- the LOC128707662 gene encoding uncharacterized protein LOC128707662: MNSSASAGGEKVDNVPAKKRQLRQSVLGMLKKVDIKNRGLKRFFYFTYEAEPSVKQENVKKLYFSNGEICEGDEYFLQHMKKSVFVSNIPGGTKKSEIYQLFQRFGMVLSIELRTRGGRSIMGRQAQYPVEVGPYLCSTVEFDSADSAKNACEVKTESTYVAKPIVNPSLLGTEHCVYVENIPIATTRRELWQHFKVFGPIRSIRMEFPDGTLVLTDAEYAQLRSVNCHIRFRRRAEARAAAKALNRSTFKERHISVQMAYQKYCNPDELSNNALRIFFQPFGDVVSLDQMPHQRAGYVCFKPPIPVDMMKRANQQTFRNRRITIEKLDLPTAPKDGKSMKTVGNGKNGRETAGNTGNGSGSNSNSRAGAAGKTTNSSTNALQIKLGRKIARKGLPVGRKPLAKKVGSDLAKTEPSKGAGKTGSENAKENRATS, translated from the exons ATGAATTCCTCCGCCTCCGCGGGTGGTGAAAAGGTGGATAATGTGCCTGCTAAAAAACGACAGTTACGGCAAAGTGTGTTGGGAATGCTGAAAAAGGTGGACATCAAAAATAGGGGCTTGAAACGATTCTTCTATTTCACGTACGAGGCAGAACCATCGGTGAAGCaggaaaatgtaaagaaactGTACTTCAGCAATGGGGAAATCTGCGAGGGAGATGAATATTTTCTGCAGCACA TGAAAAAGAGCGTGTTCGTGAGTAATATTCCAGGTGGAACGAAGAAATCGGAGATTTACCAACTGTTCCAGCGCTTTGGCATGGTTCTTTCGATTGAGTTGCGTACCCGCGGTGGGCGAAGCATAATGGGCCGTCAGGCACAGTACCCGGTCGAAgttggtccgtacctgtgcaGCACGGTCGAGTTTGACTCGGCCGATAGTGCCAAGAACGCGTGTGAGGTAAAAACGGAAAGTACCTACGTTGCCAAACCGATCGTGAACCCGTCGTTGCTTG GGACAGAgcattgtgtgtatgttgaaAACATACCCATCGCAACGACTCGTCGAGAGCTGTGGCAACACTTTAAGGTGTTTGGGCCCATTCGTTCGATACGGATGGAATTTCCGGACGGGACGTTGGTGCTTACCGATGCCGAGTATGCGCAACTTCGTTCGGTTAACTGTCACATCCGCTTTCGCCGGAGAGCTGAGGCACGAGCTGCCGCAAAAGCGCTAAATCGCAGCACATTTAAAGAGCGTCACATCTCCGTGCAGATGGCATATCAAAAGTACTGTAATCCAGACG AGCTATCAAACAATGCACTGCGAATCTTCTTTCAACCCTTTGGTGACGTGGTATCCCTCGATCAAATGCCTCATCAACGAGCGGGCTACGTGTGCTTCAAGCCACCGATCCCGGTGGACATGATGAAGCGCGCGAATCAGCAGACGTTCCGCAACCGACGTATCACGATCGAAAAGCTGGACCTGCCGACCGCTCCGAAGGATGGCAAATCGATGAAAACAGTTGGTAATGGAAAAAATGGCCGCGAGACAGCTGGCAACACTGGTAATGGTAGTGGaagtaatagtaatagtagAGCTGGTGCCGCCGGGAAAACCACCAATTCTTCCACCAATGCACTTCAGATTAAGCTGGGACGTAAGATCGCTCGTAAAGGGCTTCCAGTGGGACGCAAACCATTGGCCAAGAAGGTAGGCAGTGACCTGGCCAAAACCGAACCCAGCAAAGGGGCCGGCAAGACGGGGTCCGAgaatgcgaaagaaaatcGGGCCACTTCGTAG